Proteins from a genomic interval of Corvus moneduloides isolate bCorMon1 chromosome 6, bCorMon1.pri, whole genome shotgun sequence:
- the LRFN5 gene encoding leucine-rich repeat and fibronectin type-III domain-containing protein 5 isoform X2 gives MEKLLLFLLFIGVAVRAQICPKRCVCQILSPNLATLCAKKGLLFVPPNIDRRTVELRLADNFVTNIKRKDFANMTSLVDLTLSRNTISFITPHAFADLRNLRALHLNSNRLTKITNDMFSGLSNLHHLILNNNQLTLISSTAFDDVLALEELDLSYNNLETIPWDAVEKMVSLHTLSLDHNMIDHIPKGTFSHLHKMTRLDVTSNKLQKLPPDPLFQRAQVLATSGIISPSTFALSFGGNPLHCNCELLWLRRLSREDDLETCASPTLLSGRYFWSIPEEEFLCEPPLITRHTHELRVLEGQRAALRCKARGDPEPAIHWISPEGKLISNATRSTVYDNGTLDILITTVKDTGSFTCIASNPAGEATQTVDLHIIKLPHLLNSTNHIHEPDPGSSDISTSTKSGSNASSSNGDTKVSQDKKVVVAEATSSTALLKFNFQRNIPGIRMFQIQYNGTYDDSLVYRMIPPTSKTFLVNNLAAGTMYDLCVLAIYDDGITSLTATRVVGCTQFTTEQDYVRCHFMQSQFLGGTMIIIIGGIIVASVLVFIIILMIRYKVCNNNGQQKATKVSNVYSQTNGAQIQGCSGVLSQSMSKQALGHEEGIQCCKAASDGVTQSLDTGSSQDSATTTSALPPAWTSSTSLSQKQKRKSGPKPGSELQGEAGGSTEPQNSNRNNSTTLQLASRPPDAAPAAHTYKRAQSKPKAGASLQDTSPSPLPENAATDVLTRQKTIRFQLSED, from the exons AtggaaaaactgcttttgtttctgctgttcaTTGGCGTAGCGGTGCGAGCTCAGATCTGCCCCAAGCGCTGCGTCTGTCAGATCTTGTCTCCGAACCTCGCCACCCTCTGTGCCAAGAAAGGGCTCTTGTTTGTTCCTCCCAACATTGACAGGAGGACCGTGGAGCTGCGGCTGGCAGACAACTTTGTTACAAACATTAAAAGGAAAGACTTTGCCAACATGACCAGCCTGGTGGACTTGACGCTGTCCCGGAATACAATCAGTTTTATCACACCTCACGCATTTGCTGACCTGCGCAATTTGCGGGCTCTGCATTTGAACAGCAACCGATTGACTAAGATCACTAATGACATGTTCAGTGGGCTCTCCAATCTCCACCACTTGATACTGAACAATAATCAGCTGACTTTAATTTCTTCCACAGCTTTTGATGATGTTTTAGCTCTCGAGGAATTGGATTTGTCTTACAACAATCTGGAAACCATCCCTTGGGATGCCGTGGAGAAAATGGTCAGTTTGCACACTCTCAGTCTAGACCACAACATGATTGACCATATTCCTAAGGGGACCTTCTCCCACCTCCATAAGATGACCAGGCTGGACGTCACATCCAACAAACTGCAGAAGCTACCGCCTGATCCGCTCTTCCAGCGCGCTCAGGTGCTGGCAACCTCAGGAATTATCAGCCCCTCAACATTTGCGCTGAGCTTTGGTGGGAACCCCTTGCATTGCAACTGTGAGCTTTTGTGGCTGAGGCGCCTTTCCAGGGAGGACGACCTGGAGACCTGTGCCTCTCCTACGCTCCTGTCTGGCCGGTACTTCTGGTCAATCCCTGAGGAGGAGTTCCTCTGCGAGCCCCCGCTCATCACCCGGCACACCCACGAGCTGCGGGTGCTGGAGGGGCAGCGGGCAGCCCTGCGCTGCAAGGCCCGGGGTGACCCCGAGCCAGCAATCCATTGGATTTCACCTGAGGGCAAACTGATTTCCAATGCTACCAGGTCCACGGTGTACGACAACGGGACGCTCGACATCCTTATCACGACAGTGAAGGACACGGGCTCCTTCACCTGCATTGCTTCCAACCCAGCAGGGGAGGCCACGCAGACAGTGGACCTGCACATCATCAAACTCCCCCACTTGCTGAACAGCACAAACCACATCCATGAGCCTGATCCAGGCTCCTCGGATATCTCCACATCCACCAAGTCGGGCTCCAATGCGAGCAGTAGCAACGGGGATACTAAAGTCAGCCAGGATAAGAAGGTGGTCGTTGCGGAAGCGACGTCCTCCACGGCTCTGCTGAAATTCAATTTTCAGAGGAATATACCTGGGATACGTATGTTTCAAATCCAGTACAATGGTACTTACGATGACTCCCTTGTTTACAG AATGATACCTCCCACAAGCAAAACCTTTCTGGTCAATAACCTGGCTGCGGGGACGATGTACGACCTGTGCGTCCTGGCCATCTACGATGATGGCATCACCTCGCTGACGGCCACCAGAGTCGTGGGCTGCACACAGTTCACCACCGAGCAGGATTACGTGCGCTGCCACTTCATGCAGTCCCAGTTCCTGGGTGGGACCATGATTATCATCATTGGTGGGATCATCGTGGCGTCCGTGCTAGTGTTCATCATCATCCTCATGATCCGCTACAAGGTGTGTAACAACAATGGGCAGCAAAAGGCCACCAAGGTCAGCAACGTGTACTCGCAGACGAACGGGGCTCAGATCCAGGGCTGCAGCGGGGTGCTGTCGCAGTCCATGTCCAAGCAGGCTCTCGGGCACGAGGAGGGCATCCAGTGCTGCAAGGCTGCCAGCGACGGTGTGACGCAGTCACTGGACACCGGCTCCAGCCAGGACTCAGCCACCACTACCTCCGCTTTGCCTCCTGCCTGGacttccagcacttccctctcGCAGAAGCAGAAGCGAAAGTCGGGGCCAAAGCCCGGCAGCGAGCTGCAGGGTGAGGCTGGCGGCAGCACCGAGCCCCAAAACTCGAACAGAAATAACTCCACGACCCTGCAGTTAGCAAGCCGCCCCCCTGACGCAGCCCCCGCGGCCCACACGTACAAAAGAGCACAATCAAAGCCAA AAGCCGGGGCCTCTCTGCAGGACACCAGCCCTTCTCCACTCCCCGAAAACGCTGCCACCGATGTTCTTACTCGGCAGAAAACAATACGGTTCCAACTCTCCGAGGATTGA
- the LRFN5 gene encoding leucine-rich repeat and fibronectin type-III domain-containing protein 5 isoform X1 — translation MEKLLLFLLFIGVAVRAQICPKRCVCQILSPNLATLCAKKGLLFVPPNIDRRTVELRLADNFVTNIKRKDFANMTSLVDLTLSRNTISFITPHAFADLRNLRALHLNSNRLTKITNDMFSGLSNLHHLILNNNQLTLISSTAFDDVLALEELDLSYNNLETIPWDAVEKMVSLHTLSLDHNMIDHIPKGTFSHLHKMTRLDVTSNKLQKLPPDPLFQRAQVLATSGIISPSTFALSFGGNPLHCNCELLWLRRLSREDDLETCASPTLLSGRYFWSIPEEEFLCEPPLITRHTHELRVLEGQRAALRCKARGDPEPAIHWISPEGKLISNATRSTVYDNGTLDILITTVKDTGSFTCIASNPAGEATQTVDLHIIKLPHLLNSTNHIHEPDPGSSDISTSTKSGSNASSSNGDTKVSQDKKVVVAEATSSTALLKFNFQRNIPGIRMFQIQYNGTYDDSLVYRMIPPTSKTFLVNNLAAGTMYDLCVLAIYDDGITSLTATRVVGCTQFTTEQDYVRCHFMQSQFLGGTMIIIIGGIIVASVLVFIIILMIRYKVCNNNGQQKATKVSNVYSQTNGAQIQGCSGVLSQSMSKQALGHEEGIQCCKAASDGVTQSLDTGSSQDSATTTSALPPAWTSSTSLSQKQKRKSGPKPGSELQGEAGGSTEPQNSNRNNSTTLQLASRPPDAAPAAHTYKRAQSKPSKFLTLPADASRAKRRRSLGGELLEPRGAGAGGLRSKRSMSMNGMLVQADSAGADSGKATFSSSEWILESTV, via the exons AtggaaaaactgcttttgtttctgctgttcaTTGGCGTAGCGGTGCGAGCTCAGATCTGCCCCAAGCGCTGCGTCTGTCAGATCTTGTCTCCGAACCTCGCCACCCTCTGTGCCAAGAAAGGGCTCTTGTTTGTTCCTCCCAACATTGACAGGAGGACCGTGGAGCTGCGGCTGGCAGACAACTTTGTTACAAACATTAAAAGGAAAGACTTTGCCAACATGACCAGCCTGGTGGACTTGACGCTGTCCCGGAATACAATCAGTTTTATCACACCTCACGCATTTGCTGACCTGCGCAATTTGCGGGCTCTGCATTTGAACAGCAACCGATTGACTAAGATCACTAATGACATGTTCAGTGGGCTCTCCAATCTCCACCACTTGATACTGAACAATAATCAGCTGACTTTAATTTCTTCCACAGCTTTTGATGATGTTTTAGCTCTCGAGGAATTGGATTTGTCTTACAACAATCTGGAAACCATCCCTTGGGATGCCGTGGAGAAAATGGTCAGTTTGCACACTCTCAGTCTAGACCACAACATGATTGACCATATTCCTAAGGGGACCTTCTCCCACCTCCATAAGATGACCAGGCTGGACGTCACATCCAACAAACTGCAGAAGCTACCGCCTGATCCGCTCTTCCAGCGCGCTCAGGTGCTGGCAACCTCAGGAATTATCAGCCCCTCAACATTTGCGCTGAGCTTTGGTGGGAACCCCTTGCATTGCAACTGTGAGCTTTTGTGGCTGAGGCGCCTTTCCAGGGAGGACGACCTGGAGACCTGTGCCTCTCCTACGCTCCTGTCTGGCCGGTACTTCTGGTCAATCCCTGAGGAGGAGTTCCTCTGCGAGCCCCCGCTCATCACCCGGCACACCCACGAGCTGCGGGTGCTGGAGGGGCAGCGGGCAGCCCTGCGCTGCAAGGCCCGGGGTGACCCCGAGCCAGCAATCCATTGGATTTCACCTGAGGGCAAACTGATTTCCAATGCTACCAGGTCCACGGTGTACGACAACGGGACGCTCGACATCCTTATCACGACAGTGAAGGACACGGGCTCCTTCACCTGCATTGCTTCCAACCCAGCAGGGGAGGCCACGCAGACAGTGGACCTGCACATCATCAAACTCCCCCACTTGCTGAACAGCACAAACCACATCCATGAGCCTGATCCAGGCTCCTCGGATATCTCCACATCCACCAAGTCGGGCTCCAATGCGAGCAGTAGCAACGGGGATACTAAAGTCAGCCAGGATAAGAAGGTGGTCGTTGCGGAAGCGACGTCCTCCACGGCTCTGCTGAAATTCAATTTTCAGAGGAATATACCTGGGATACGTATGTTTCAAATCCAGTACAATGGTACTTACGATGACTCCCTTGTTTACAG AATGATACCTCCCACAAGCAAAACCTTTCTGGTCAATAACCTGGCTGCGGGGACGATGTACGACCTGTGCGTCCTGGCCATCTACGATGATGGCATCACCTCGCTGACGGCCACCAGAGTCGTGGGCTGCACACAGTTCACCACCGAGCAGGATTACGTGCGCTGCCACTTCATGCAGTCCCAGTTCCTGGGTGGGACCATGATTATCATCATTGGTGGGATCATCGTGGCGTCCGTGCTAGTGTTCATCATCATCCTCATGATCCGCTACAAGGTGTGTAACAACAATGGGCAGCAAAAGGCCACCAAGGTCAGCAACGTGTACTCGCAGACGAACGGGGCTCAGATCCAGGGCTGCAGCGGGGTGCTGTCGCAGTCCATGTCCAAGCAGGCTCTCGGGCACGAGGAGGGCATCCAGTGCTGCAAGGCTGCCAGCGACGGTGTGACGCAGTCACTGGACACCGGCTCCAGCCAGGACTCAGCCACCACTACCTCCGCTTTGCCTCCTGCCTGGacttccagcacttccctctcGCAGAAGCAGAAGCGAAAGTCGGGGCCAAAGCCCGGCAGCGAGCTGCAGGGTGAGGCTGGCGGCAGCACCGAGCCCCAAAACTCGAACAGAAATAACTCCACGACCCTGCAGTTAGCAAGCCGCCCCCCTGACGCAGCCCCCGCGGCCCACACGTACAAAAGAGCACAATCAAAGCCAAGTAAGTTCCTCACTCTGCCGGCCGATGCGTCCCGAGCCAAGCGCCGGCGGTCGCTGGGCGGCGAGCTGCTGGAGCCCCGCGGCGCCGGCGCCGGCGGACTGCGCTCCAAACGGAGCATGTCCATGAACGGGATGCTAGTCCAGGCAGACAGCGCCGGTGCGGATAGTGGAAAAGCAACTTTCTCCAGTTCTGAGTGGATATTGGAAAGCACTGTGtga